From Desulfobacterales bacterium, the proteins below share one genomic window:
- a CDS encoding cereblon family protein codes for MLNTYFFKTSLRNGNSQADIKEAEKAQEEEKEAPFFFCRQCLNPITPKSARISINGAYQHTFANPHGIVFDIGCFKEAEGCGAVGTPTDEFVWFAGYMWQVALCRACLTHMGWFFTSADTESFFGLILDRLIEYGD; via the coding sequence TTGCTAAATACTTATTTTTTTAAAACATCCCTGAGAAATGGAAATTCTCAGGCCGATATTAAGGAAGCGGAAAAGGCGCAGGAAGAAGAAAAAGAGGCGCCTTTTTTTTTCTGCCGGCAATGCTTAAACCCAATAACCCCCAAATCGGCCAGAATCTCTATAAACGGAGCCTATCAGCACACGTTTGCCAATCCCCACGGAATTGTATTCGATATCGGCTGCTTCAAAGAAGCAGAGGGGTGCGGCGCAGTCGGCACCCCGACCGATGAATTCGTCTGGTTTGCCGGCTATATGTGGCAGGTTGCCCTTTGCCGGGCCTGCCTCACCCATATGGGCTGGTTTTTCACATCCGCGGATACCGAGAGCTTTTTCGGATTAATATTGGACCGCCTGATCGAATATGGCGATTAA
- the asnB gene encoding asparagine synthase (glutamine-hydrolyzing), translating to MCGIYGIVSNQLTSARIRYLLARMRHCLRHRGPDDLKENVYPVNNTAVGLGFTRLSILDLDTGMQPIQCPADETAIVCNGQIYNYLELKQSVSSEPFVSKGDAEVGLHLYRKKGPAFLNELNGMYAGAILDPLKQRLLLFRDRFGIKPLYFCENNGRFAFSSEIKALFNGAEMEKTLNRKNLFTYFTYRYVPGSETMFQGIQKLPPGAFLDYDLASGTYSIKRYWDYRLDQVNPDMDVEDAADRFYELFSDAVRIRLRSDVEVGCLLSGGIDSSAVCAQAAMSRPLLKLFTIGFGVDKYDELPLVREFLADHPRRFKDTRLFSGDCRQEMLNELPALVAAIEEPISLGTILPTDQVCRMASEKVKVVLTGEGADEIFAGYRKFMIEMAAAHYPELPKDQQEALIKAYPELMAYISNRDSDPARRYIQTEALFDPEEISRLTGMEHSGPFFPEDARPCLSGSEHPVNQMIGFETRFRLPDYVILRLDKLSMRHSLETRTPFLDYRLAEFAASLPVHLKVNLAADREKYICSHAYLKHGLMNKKNAFRKKQPFTIPVAHWLADAKTRPEFVDEILSGDMIRRQGILNPDFVSQIGRQVKTGGVGPETLVSEADRLFAIIVFTLWYDTFFM from the coding sequence ATGTGCGGAATCTACGGGATTGTTTCAAACCAATTGACATCCGCCCGGATTCGTTATTTGCTCGCCCGGATGCGCCATTGCCTGCGTCACCGGGGGCCGGATGATTTAAAAGAAAATGTATACCCGGTCAACAATACCGCGGTTGGCCTGGGGTTTACCCGTCTTTCCATCCTGGATCTGGATACCGGCATGCAGCCGATTCAGTGCCCCGCTGATGAGACGGCCATTGTCTGCAACGGCCAGATATATAATTATCTTGAGCTCAAACAAAGCGTTTCTTCCGAGCCCTTCGTATCCAAAGGCGATGCGGAGGTGGGGCTTCATCTTTATCGGAAAAAGGGGCCTGCGTTCTTAAATGAATTAAACGGCATGTATGCCGGTGCGATTCTGGACCCACTGAAACAACGGCTTTTACTGTTTCGCGACCGGTTCGGGATTAAACCCCTCTACTTTTGTGAAAATAACGGCCGATTTGCTTTCTCCTCCGAGATCAAAGCGCTTTTTAACGGCGCGGAAATGGAGAAAACCTTAAACCGTAAAAATCTGTTCACATATTTTACCTATCGATACGTGCCGGGCAGCGAAACCATGTTCCAGGGGATTCAAAAGCTTCCGCCCGGGGCGTTTCTGGATTATGATCTCGCGTCCGGAACATATTCGATCAAAAGATACTGGGATTACCGGCTGGATCAGGTAAATCCGGATATGGATGTGGAAGATGCGGCTGACCGTTTCTATGAACTGTTTTCAGATGCGGTTCGGATAAGGCTTCGCTCGGATGTTGAGGTCGGCTGTCTGCTCAGCGGCGGGATAGATTCCTCTGCTGTCTGCGCTCAGGCTGCCATGAGCCGGCCGCTTTTAAAGTTGTTTACCATTGGTTTTGGCGTGGATAAATATGATGAGCTGCCTTTGGTCAGAGAGTTTCTGGCCGATCATCCCCGGCGTTTCAAGGATACCCGGCTTTTTTCAGGGGATTGCCGACAGGAAATGTTAAATGAGCTGCCTGCGCTTGTGGCCGCCATCGAGGAACCGATCTCTTTGGGTACCATCCTGCCCACGGATCAGGTCTGCCGGATGGCAAGTGAGAAGGTAAAAGTTGTTTTGACAGGGGAGGGGGCGGATGAAATATTTGCCGGATACAGAAAGTTCATGATTGAGATGGCCGCCGCCCATTATCCGGAATTGCCGAAGGATCAGCAGGAGGCCCTGATAAAGGCTTACCCTGAGTTAATGGCATACATAAGCAACAGGGATTCGGATCCGGCCCGGCGCTATATCCAAACCGAGGCGCTTTTTGACCCGGAAGAGATTAGCCGATTAACCGGGATGGAGCATTCCGGTCCGTTTTTTCCGGAAGATGCCCGGCCCTGTTTAAGCGGCAGTGAGCATCCGGTAAACCAAATGATCGGCTTTGAAACCCGGTTTCGCCTGCCGGATTACGTGATACTCCGGCTCGATAAACTATCCATGCGCCATTCCCTGGAAACCCGGACTCCGTTTCTGGATTATCGGCTGGCCGAGTTTGCCGCCTCCCTGCCGGTGCATTTAAAAGTCAACCTGGCAGCGGATCGGGAAAAATATATCTGCAGCCATGCGTATTTAAAGCACGGACTCATGAATAAAAAAAACGCCTTCCGAAAAAAGCAGCCGTTTACCATCCCCGTCGCCCATTGGCTGGCGGATGCGAAAACCCGGCCGGAGTTTGTGGATGAAATTTTATCCGGCGACATGATCCGTCGGCAGGGAATTCTAAATCCAGACTTTGTATCGCAAATCGGCCGACAGGTAAAAACCGGGGGGGTTGGTCCGGAAACGCTGGTTTCAGAGGCAGATCGCTTGTTTGCCATCATTGTTTTTACCCTCTGGTACGATACATTTTTCATGTAA
- a CDS encoding glutamate-cysteine ligase family protein, whose amino-acid sequence MALNNQGGNPDFNQLLTVFKRHYLSVLSGLTGGRQRSYGFEYEFLPVRPLSMDDVAAVGPCLTELGFSPRKKDFIHPDLGMCVDFEPGGQIEYCSPPLKSDDHQRFAKLISLIQTTNAQIKSKLGIEYIGTDFLPGRTGAPLCLSSERYRQLHERLSQVGSRGLEMMKGTASIHLHVVISNFDNLLPLFNALCELSVDKDFRMSWHRRHIWDHTDATRCGRPPCCFANLETADQLIHRLIGFALRAEVLGEEVPFAKTADQSYEAFLNHMTTVFTDIRFNLKGPTLELRTLDSMPVSRFREKWQKFIQIMEEI is encoded by the coding sequence ATGGCACTGAACAATCAAGGCGGCAACCCTGATTTTAATCAATTACTGACGGTGTTTAAGCGGCATTACCTGTCTGTTTTATCCGGCTTAACCGGCGGGAGGCAGCGAAGCTACGGATTTGAATATGAATTTTTGCCTGTTCGCCCGCTTTCTATGGATGATGTCGCTGCAGTTGGGCCTTGCCTGACTGAACTGGGGTTTTCGCCCAGAAAAAAGGATTTTATCCACCCGGATCTCGGCATGTGTGTTGACTTTGAACCCGGCGGGCAAATCGAGTATTGCAGTCCGCCGCTTAAAAGCGATGACCATCAAAGGTTTGCGAAGCTGATCTCGCTTATTCAGACCACCAACGCGCAAATCAAATCAAAGTTGGGCATTGAATATATTGGCACCGATTTTTTGCCCGGAAGGACTGGCGCCCCCTTATGCTTGAGTTCAGAGCGATACCGGCAGCTCCATGAAAGGCTTTCGCAGGTAGGCAGCCGGGGGCTTGAAATGATGAAGGGGACGGCCTCAATTCATCTGCATGTGGTGATATCCAATTTTGACAATCTGCTGCCGTTATTCAATGCGCTTTGCGAATTATCTGTGGATAAGGATTTTCGGATGTCATGGCACAGACGCCACATATGGGATCATACGGATGCCACCCGCTGCGGTCGTCCACCGTGCTGCTTTGCCAACCTGGAGACAGCGGATCAATTGATCCATCGATTAATCGGTTTTGCCCTGCGGGCAGAGGTGCTTGGCGAGGAGGTTCCGTTTGCCAAAACCGCCGATCAATCCTATGAGGCATTTCTAAATCATATGACAACCGTGTTTACCGATATTCGATTTAACCTGAAAGGGCCGACCCTTGAACTGCGGACGCTTGACAGTATGCCGGTATCCCGGTTCAGGGAAAAATGGCAAAAATTTATTCAAATAATGGAAGAGATCTAA
- the grxC gene encoding glutaredoxin 3, producing the protein MPEIEIYTSSTCGYCKQAKKLLDGKNVAYDEKVVDANPQVIAEAVKRSGGRRTVPQIFINGQHVGGYDELAELDKAGKLDPLLSDN; encoded by the coding sequence ATGCCGGAAATCGAAATCTATACATCAAGCACTTGCGGATACTGCAAACAGGCCAAAAAACTGCTTGACGGCAAGAATGTGGCCTATGATGAAAAGGTAGTGGATGCAAATCCCCAAGTTATTGCCGAGGCGGTTAAACGCTCCGGCGGCAGACGGACCGTGCCCCAGATTTTTATCAATGGCCAGCATGTGGGCGGCTATGACGAGCTTGCTGAATTGGACAAGGCCGGTAAGCTTGATCCGCTGCTGAGTGACAATTAA
- the secG gene encoding preprotein translocase subunit SecG yields MAILIIILHLLVCFSLIAIVLLQTGKGADMGAVFGGAGNQTLFGNTGATTFLGKATTVAAIIFMLTSLSLAYISKSGDESVVSNVKPAAQQTQTQTLPADAASPEQTSENADSQSAANTGDEGENAQETAPAQQTPQSQ; encoded by the coding sequence ATGGCTATACTAATTATTATCTTACATCTGCTTGTCTGTTTTTCGCTGATTGCGATTGTGCTTTTGCAAACCGGCAAGGGCGCAGACATGGGCGCTGTATTCGGCGGGGCCGGCAACCAAACCCTTTTTGGAAATACCGGCGCAACGACTTTTCTGGGCAAAGCCACAACTGTGGCGGCGATAATTTTCATGCTGACATCCCTGAGCTTGGCCTATATATCCAAAAGCGGCGATGAATCCGTGGTCTCCAATGTCAAACCCGCTGCCCAGCAGACCCAAACCCAAACTCTGCCGGCAGATGCAGCTTCACCCGAACAGACATCTGAAAACGCCGATTCCCAATCAGCGGCAAATACCGGGGATGAAGGGGAAAACGCCCAGGAAACCGCCCCAGCCCAGCAGACACCGCAATCCCAATAG
- the tpiA gene encoding triose-phosphate isomerase encodes MASRKPLIAGNWKMFKTCPEAAETASQLVALVEKNETVDMMIAPPFTALTTVSEIIADSPIELGAQNLFWESEGAYTGEISAPMIASAGCRYVIIGHSERRQLFGETDALINKKIPAAMDAGLIPVICVGETESERDAGKTFSVLDKQIQKGLENINFDADNPPVLAYEPVWAIGTGKTATSDQAQQAHAYIREQIAKAFDGQLAESIRILYGGSVKPNNIAELMACPDIDGALVGGASLKPETFSEIIHYQ; translated from the coding sequence ATGGCATCACGTAAACCGCTTATCGCCGGCAACTGGAAAATGTTTAAAACTTGTCCGGAAGCTGCGGAAACCGCCAGTCAGTTGGTCGCTTTAGTTGAGAAAAATGAAACGGTTGACATGATGATCGCCCCGCCGTTTACCGCACTGACGACGGTTTCTGAAATTATCGCGGACTCCCCGATTGAACTTGGGGCGCAGAATCTTTTCTGGGAATCTGAAGGCGCGTATACCGGTGAAATATCCGCCCCGATGATTGCCTCCGCCGGCTGCCGGTACGTCATTATCGGGCATTCGGAAAGACGGCAGTTATTCGGTGAGACCGATGCCCTGATCAATAAAAAAATCCCGGCGGCCATGGATGCCGGCCTGATTCCGGTGATCTGCGTCGGGGAAACAGAATCTGAACGGGATGCGGGAAAAACATTTTCAGTACTTGACAAACAGATACAAAAAGGGTTAGAGAATATAAATTTCGATGCGGATAATCCCCCGGTGCTTGCATATGAACCGGTATGGGCGATCGGTACCGGCAAAACGGCCACTTCGGATCAGGCCCAGCAAGCCCATGCATATATCCGGGAACAAATCGCCAAAGCCTTTGACGGTCAACTGGCAGAAAGTATCCGCATCCTTTACGGCGGAAGCGTTAAACCCAATAATATTGCCGAACTCATGGCCTGCCCGGATATTGACGGGGCGCTTGTTGGGGGCGCAAGCCTTAAGCCTGAAACGTTTAGTGAAATTATTCATTACCAATAA
- the gap gene encoding type I glyceraldehyde-3-phosphate dehydrogenase yields the protein MSAKIAINGMGRIGRMIFRAALNRSDIDIVAVNDLMDPATLAHLLKFDSVHPNLDVPIVPKDNAIEVNGRSIAVHAEKDPAALPWKDYGVQIVAECTGLFRDREGASKHLAAGAKKVIISAPAKEPDLTVVIGVNAETYDPDSHHILSNASCTTNCLAPVAKVLHDEFGITSGLMTTIHSYTGDQRLLDAPHKDLRRARSAALSMIPTTTGAAKVVGVVIPELQGKLNGLAIRVPTPNVSIVDLVANLNKSGVSVEEVKSALKSASEGALAGILGYSEEPLVSCDFNGSKLSSIVDAEVTYMMDNMVKVLSWYDNEAGYSERMVDLAELVAAKL from the coding sequence ATGAGCGCAAAAATTGCAATTAACGGTATGGGCAGAATCGGTCGAATGATTTTCAGGGCCGCTTTGAATCGTTCGGATATTGATATCGTGGCAGTCAACGATTTGATGGATCCGGCCACCCTCGCCCATTTGCTGAAATTTGATTCAGTGCACCCAAACCTGGATGTTCCCATTGTGCCCAAAGACAATGCGATTGAAGTCAATGGCCGATCAATCGCCGTGCACGCCGAAAAAGACCCGGCGGCGCTTCCCTGGAAAGATTACGGGGTCCAGATCGTGGCAGAGTGTACCGGCCTTTTCCGGGATCGTGAGGGGGCGTCCAAACATTTGGCAGCAGGGGCGAAAAAAGTGATTATCTCCGCCCCGGCCAAGGAGCCGGACCTGACGGTTGTCATAGGGGTCAATGCGGAAACATATGATCCGGACAGCCATCATATTCTGTCCAACGCTTCCTGCACCACCAATTGCCTGGCACCGGTGGCCAAGGTTTTACATGATGAGTTCGGCATTACATCCGGCCTTATGACCACAATCCATTCCTATACCGGTGACCAGCGTCTGCTGGATGCCCCGCACAAGGATCTTCGCCGCGCGCGCTCAGCCGCCCTTTCCATGATACCCACCACCACCGGCGCTGCCAAAGTTGTCGGGGTGGTGATACCCGAGCTTCAGGGCAAATTAAACGGGCTTGCCATCCGCGTGCCCACGCCCAATGTGTCAATCGTCGATCTGGTCGCCAATCTGAATAAATCCGGCGTAAGCGTCGAGGAGGTTAAAAGCGCATTGAAATCCGCATCTGAAGGGGCGCTGGCCGGGATTCTCGGCTATAGCGAGGAGCCTCTGGTGTCCTGTGATTTTAACGGCTCCAAACTCTCCTCCATTGTCGACGCCGAGGTTACATATATGATGGACAACATGGTCAAAGTCCTTTCATGGTACGATAATGAAGCAGGCTATTCCGAGCGTATGGTGGATCTGGCCGAGCTGGTCGCAGCCAAATTGTAA
- the rimI gene encoding ribosomal protein S18-alanine N-acetyltransferase: MKRIQLMPMGLHDLADVAAIENQAFKNPWGILAFVNELAQEYAYNYVLKSVQGKIIGYFCFRLIAGDLHVLKVAVSETHRRKGIASAFFDQCLDQIPESIDNAFLEVRPANLAAIRLYEKAGFSVIGRRPAYYTDSGEDAMIMGKIFKGGSYERKNCN, encoded by the coding sequence ATGAAGCGGATACAACTGATGCCGATGGGCCTGCATGATTTGGCGGATGTGGCGGCCATTGAGAACCAGGCCTTTAAAAATCCATGGGGCATATTGGCCTTTGTTAACGAACTGGCCCAGGAATATGCCTATAACTATGTGTTAAAATCCGTGCAGGGGAAAATCATCGGTTATTTCTGTTTTCGCCTGATTGCCGGGGACCTGCATGTGCTGAAGGTGGCGGTGAGCGAAACCCACCGCCGCAAAGGCATTGCATCAGCATTTTTCGATCAGTGCCTGGACCAGATTCCTGAATCGATAGATAATGCTTTTCTGGAAGTAAGGCCGGCAAACCTTGCGGCCATCCGTTTGTATGAGAAAGCGGGATTTTCCGTAATCGGCAGGCGCCCCGCTTATTACACGGATTCCGGAGAGGATGCGATGATAATGGGCAAAATATTCAAAGGAGGTTCTTATGAGCGCAAAAATTGCAATTAA
- a CDS encoding PTS fructose transporter subunit IIA — MVGIVIVTHGQFGDILIDTAETIFDTRLEAVAAVSIDLREHVEKLRKKINNGISEVSQNDGILIMTDMFGGTPSNLSYSFLEEGKIEVISGVNLPMLIKAVNLRKKETDLHAMGKTIETYGKKSISLASELVKGNKRE; from the coding sequence ATGGTAGGCATTGTCATTGTCACGCACGGTCAATTCGGCGATATACTCATTGATACGGCGGAAACCATTTTTGATACCCGGCTGGAAGCTGTTGCAGCTGTTTCCATCGATCTCAGAGAGCATGTTGAAAAGCTTCGAAAAAAGATTAATAATGGAATTAGTGAAGTCAGCCAAAATGACGGCATCCTGATTATGACCGACATGTTCGGCGGCACGCCGTCTAACCTGAGCTATTCCTTCCTTGAAGAAGGAAAAATCGAGGTGATTTCCGGGGTCAATCTGCCCATGCTGATAAAGGCGGTAAATCTGAGAAAAAAGGAGACCGACCTCCATGCCATGGGAAAAACCATTGAAACCTATGGCAAAAAGAGCATTTCCCTGGCCAGTGAACTGGTTAAAGGCAATAAGCGCGAATGA
- the rapZ gene encoding RNase adapter RapZ, translating into MKKLKIIIITGLSGSGKSTAIAALEDAGFYCVDNLPAELLPKFLELPIQRDSDIHGFAFVMDLREKRFLSTYGPVLDELRQKNYNFEILFLEAEETALVKRYSETRRHHPLAQDKPLLEGIREEKKLLEPLRNSATRVLDTTKYNIHDLKSIIFDIVKSSLDAIPMRIQVISFGFKHGIPPDTDIIMDVRFIVNPFFVPHLKTKTGRDETVQQFVLNNPVAREFIDRFQSLLNFLIPLYEKEGKAYLTIAIGCTGGQHRSVVIAEAICENIKRPGRPIHITHRDINVNA; encoded by the coding sequence ATGAAAAAACTAAAAATTATTATCATCACCGGTCTGTCCGGTTCAGGGAAAAGCACGGCGATAGCGGCTTTAGAAGATGCCGGCTTTTACTGCGTGGATAATCTGCCGGCCGAGCTGCTGCCCAAATTTCTGGAGCTTCCGATTCAGCGGGATTCGGATATTCATGGATTTGCATTTGTCATGGACTTGCGCGAAAAACGGTTTTTGTCCACCTATGGGCCGGTGCTTGATGAACTCCGCCAGAAAAATTACAATTTTGAAATTCTGTTTCTGGAGGCCGAGGAAACGGCGCTGGTCAAACGCTACAGCGAAACCCGGCGCCACCATCCCCTGGCCCAGGACAAGCCCCTTTTGGAGGGTATCCGTGAGGAAAAAAAGCTGCTGGAGCCATTAAGAAACTCGGCCACGCGCGTTTTGGATACGACCAAATACAATATCCATGACCTGAAGTCGATTATCTTTGATATCGTCAAGAGCAGTCTGGATGCCATCCCGATGCGGATCCAGGTAATATCCTTCGGCTTTAAGCATGGCATTCCCCCGGATACGGATATCATTATGGATGTCCGGTTTATTGTAAATCCGTTTTTTGTCCCTCACCTGAAAACCAAAACCGGCCGGGACGAAACAGTTCAGCAGTTTGTGTTAAACAATCCGGTCGCCCGCGAATTTATCGACAGGTTCCAGAGCCTTTTAAATTTCCTTATTCCCTTGTATGAAAAGGAGGGGAAGGCCTATTTAACCATTGCCATCGGCTGCACGGGCGGCCAGCATCGATCCGTTGTGATTGCGGAGGCCATTTGCGAAAACATCAAACGGCCGGGCCGGCCGATCCATATCACCCATCGCGATATTAATGTGAACGCATGA
- a CDS encoding PTS sugar transporter subunit IIA: protein MPRHEIFSHMNILDFLYKETINTDLQATDKKGVLEELTLPVSRITQVDHKELVRVLIEREHLGSTGIGGGIGIPHGKLKNLSELILGFGLSRKGVNFDAIDKKPTHIFFLLLTPDNSAGIHLRLLAQISKLLKDEGFKTRLLEAAETDDVIRTIQEVDEEF from the coding sequence TTGCCCAGACACGAAATCTTCAGCCATATGAACATCCTGGATTTTTTATATAAAGAAACCATTAACACCGATCTTCAGGCCACGGATAAAAAGGGCGTGCTGGAAGAACTGACGCTGCCGGTATCCCGGATCACCCAGGTGGATCATAAAGAACTGGTCCGGGTACTTATTGAACGCGAACATCTGGGAAGCACCGGCATTGGCGGAGGGATCGGGATTCCCCACGGCAAGCTTAAAAACCTCTCTGAGCTTATCCTGGGCTTTGGCCTCAGCCGCAAGGGGGTTAACTTTGACGCCATTGACAAAAAACCGACGCACATCTTTTTTCTATTATTGACGCCGGATAATTCAGCCGGTATTCATTTACGACTTTTGGCCCAAATATCCAAACTCTTAAAAGACGAGGGGTTTAAAACCCGGCTGTTGGAAGCCGCTGAAACAGATGATGTAATCCGGACCATACAGGAAGTCGATGAGGAATTCTAG
- the raiA gene encoding ribosome-associated translation inhibitor RaiA, which yields MQTSVTFKNIEPSENLKSYVTNKLQKFDKLLDNPAEANVVLSVEKIRHITEIKLIGDRLNLNCREESNDMYSSIDLALDKLEKQLKKNKQKIRKHRQGPRGEMKEMAMQQAPNPGPAAEAEEDAPPRIRVQNIEYKPMDIEEASMQLELIPDNFLVFTNARTNQINVIYRRNDGDIGLIQPL from the coding sequence ATGCAAACATCCGTGACATTTAAAAACATTGAGCCTTCCGAAAACCTTAAATCCTATGTCACGAACAAGCTCCAGAAGTTCGATAAACTGTTGGACAACCCGGCGGAGGCCAATGTGGTGCTGTCTGTTGAAAAAATTCGGCATATCACGGAGATCAAGCTTATCGGCGACCGTTTGAATCTGAACTGCCGGGAAGAGTCAAACGACATGTACTCCTCCATTGACCTGGCGCTTGATAAACTGGAAAAACAACTCAAAAAAAATAAACAGAAAATCCGCAAGCACCGGCAGGGGCCGCGCGGCGAAATGAAGGAAATGGCCATGCAGCAAGCCCCCAACCCCGGCCCGGCGGCAGAAGCTGAAGAAGACGCGCCCCCCCGGATACGGGTTCAAAATATCGAGTACAAACCCATGGACATTGAAGAGGCCAGCATGCAGCTGGAACTGATCCCGGACAATTTTCTGGTTTTTACCAATGCCCGGACCAATCAGATCAATGTCATCTATCGGCGAAATGACGGGGATATCGGCCTCATCCAGCCGCTCTAA
- the rpoN gene encoding RNA polymerase factor sigma-54, with amino-acid sequence MALELQQNLRLQQQLVMTPQLQMAIKLLQLSRMELVETIQQELETNPTLEEEQEMDAEQAAEAPAAEDESPQEVSIEEKFEDFADWQNYMDEFSSTGKVHFESEKKEAPDYEAFTASKTSLADHLRWQLLMTKPTGEEETIGSYIIGSINEDGYLDLSVAELAQMADMSASKVKPVLELMQTFDPPGICARDLKECLLIQAAHLGIDDPLVVRIISDHIKDLENKRYKIIAKALNTHLDDVIAAVNLIKRLNPKPGDPFAENEQIYIVPDVYVYKYEDDFVIMLNEDDMPRVQINSYYKKAAKKGEQISDEAKNYLKDRLRSAEWLIKSIQHRRKTIYNVMQSIVKFQRNFFEYGISHLKPLVLRDVADDIEMHESTISRVTNNKYAYTPQGIFELKFFFNSSIHRSHGESIASASVQAEIRKMIESENPKKPFSDKKITEMLKAQDIDIARRTVAKYRENLGILSSSKRKQF; translated from the coding sequence ATGGCGCTTGAACTTCAACAAAACCTCCGTCTGCAGCAGCAGCTGGTCATGACGCCCCAGCTGCAGATGGCCATTAAGCTGCTTCAACTCTCGCGCATGGAGTTGGTTGAAACGATCCAGCAGGAGCTGGAAACCAACCCCACGCTGGAAGAAGAGCAGGAGATGGATGCCGAACAAGCGGCGGAGGCGCCAGCAGCAGAAGATGAGTCCCCCCAGGAGGTCTCGATTGAAGAAAAATTTGAAGACTTTGCCGACTGGCAGAACTACATGGATGAATTCAGCTCCACCGGCAAGGTTCATTTTGAATCCGAAAAAAAAGAAGCCCCGGATTATGAGGCGTTTACCGCAAGCAAGACCTCGCTCGCCGATCATCTGAGATGGCAGCTGTTGATGACCAAACCCACGGGAGAAGAGGAAACCATCGGGAGCTATATCATCGGCAGCATCAATGAGGACGGGTATCTGGATTTAAGTGTGGCGGAACTCGCCCAAATGGCCGATATGTCGGCGAGTAAGGTCAAACCGGTGCTTGAATTGATGCAGACATTTGATCCGCCGGGTATCTGCGCGCGTGATCTGAAGGAGTGTCTGCTGATTCAGGCCGCCCATCTCGGCATTGATGACCCGCTGGTGGTCCGGATCATCTCGGATCATATCAAAGATCTTGAAAATAAACGGTATAAAATTATTGCAAAAGCATTGAATACCCATTTAGATGATGTTATTGCCGCGGTTAATTTGATCAAGCGCCTGAATCCCAAACCCGGCGACCCGTTTGCCGAGAATGAGCAAATATATATTGTACCGGATGTGTATGTCTATAAGTATGAAGATGATTTCGTTATCATGCTAAATGAGGACGACATGCCCCGGGTGCAGATCAATTCCTATTATAAAAAGGCGGCCAAGAAAGGGGAACAGATTTCGGATGAAGCCAAAAATTACCTCAAAGACCGGCTTCGGTCAGCGGAATGGTTGATCAAAAGCATCCAGCACCGGAGAAAAACCATATATAATGTCATGCAGAGCATTGTTAAATTCCAGCGGAATTTTTTTGAATACGGCATCTCTCATCTAAAACCCCTGGTGCTCCGGGATGTGGCCGATGACATTGAAATGCACGAGTCCACCATCAGCCGGGTGACCAACAACAAATATGCGTATACGCCGCAAGGCATTTTTGAACTGAAGTTTTTCTTCAACAGTTCGATCCATCGCTCCCATGGGGAAAGCATTGCGTCTGCCAGCGTGCAGGCGGAGATCCGTAAAATGATTGAGTCGGAAAACCCGAAAAAACCGTTCAGTGACAAAAAAATCACTGAAATGCTTAAAGCGCAGGATATCGACATTGCCCGCCGGACGGTAGCGAAGTACCGCGAGAATTTAGGGATTCTCTCATCCAGCAAACGGAAACAATTCTAG